The following proteins are encoded in a genomic region of Myxosarcina sp. GI1:
- a CDS encoding xanthine dehydrogenase family protein subunit M produces the protein MKAFDYTRSNSTEEAISAINSLNMAKYLGGGTNLIDLMKEGVEQPSNLVDVTRLSLAEIEELPNGGVRIGAMARNSDTANHPLIRQRYPVLSQAFLSGASPQLRNMATVGGNLLQRTRCYYFVNTDLPCNKREPGSGCPAIEGFNRIHAILGASEECIATHPSDMCVALAALDATVRVRGTNGEREIALVDFHRLPGDTPQIETELQPGELITAIDLPPMDFANKSYYLKVRDRNSYAFALVSVAAAMDVRDNTIQQARMALGGVAHKPWRAFEAEEMLVGKPATEETFKQAAETVLAGAKTYEHNAFKVELGKRAIVKTLSTIAAG, from the coding sequence ATGAAAGCTTTTGATTATACTCGCTCTAACAGTACTGAAGAAGCAATATCGGCAATTAATAGCCTCAATATGGCTAAATACCTGGGTGGCGGAACCAACCTCATAGATTTAATGAAAGAAGGGGTAGAACAACCGAGTAATTTAGTTGACGTTACTAGACTATCTCTAGCAGAAATTGAAGAACTACCCAACGGCGGCGTAAGAATTGGCGCGATGGCACGCAATAGCGATACAGCTAACCATCCTTTGATTCGCCAACGCTATCCCGTTCTTTCTCAGGCATTTTTATCGGGTGCTTCGCCTCAGTTACGCAACATGGCAACCGTCGGTGGAAACTTATTGCAGCGTACCCGCTGTTATTATTTTGTCAATACTGATTTGCCCTGTAACAAGCGCGAACCAGGTTCTGGCTGTCCCGCAATTGAAGGTTTCAATCGCATTCACGCTATTTTGGGAGCTAGTGAAGAATGTATTGCTACTCATCCTTCAGATATGTGTGTAGCTCTAGCGGCACTGGATGCAACGGTTAGAGTACGGGGAACTAACGGCGAAAGAGAAATAGCCCTGGTCGATTTTCATAGGCTTCCTGGTGACACCCCTCAAATCGAAACCGAACTGCAGCCAGGAGAATTGATTACCGCCATAGACTTGCCCCCGATGGATTTTGCTAATAAGTCTTATTATCTCAAAGTGCGCGATCGCAATTCTTATGCTTTTGCCTTAGTTTCCGTCGCTGCTGCTATGGATGTTCGAGACAATACCATCCAACAGGCAAGAATGGCATTAGGAGGCGTAGCTCATAAACCCTGGAGAGCCTTTGAAGCCGAAGAAATGTTAGTCGGCAAACCAGCTACCGAGGAAACCTTTAAACAGGCAGCCGAAACAGTTTTGGCAGGAGCAAAAACCTACGAACACAACGCCTTTAAAGTCGAATTGGGGAAACGGGCAATTGTGAAAACTTTATCTACCATTGCCGCAGGATAG
- a CDS encoding DUF3303 family protein, which yields MLFMIIERFKDNDMLPIYQRVRSDGRLFPDGLKYLDSWVEANFSRCFQLIECDDLRLLQEWILKWRGSGATFEIVPVVSSKETQEVVAPFLDKF from the coding sequence ATGCTATTTATGATTATCGAAAGATTTAAAGACAATGATATGCTGCCAATTTATCAGCGCGTTCGTTCGGATGGAAGATTGTTTCCTGATGGTCTTAAATATCTCGATAGTTGGGTAGAAGCAAATTTTAGTAGATGTTTTCAGCTTATCGAATGCGATGATTTGCGTTTACTTCAAGAATGGATTTTAAAGTGGCGAGGTTCGGGGGCAACTTTCGAGATTGTTCCAGTAGTTAGCAGTAAAGAAACTCAAGAAGTTGTTGCACCATTCCTCGATAAATTTTAG
- a CDS encoding 2Fe-2S iron-sulfur cluster-binding protein, translated as MINRLKRRKFGQLMFLSTLITMVSDRLKPAKAQQPTPEVSLPAQGAEVVLNINGTEHNLTIEPRVTILDVLRERIGLTGSKKGCNHGQCGACTVLVDGRRINSCLALAVQYEGAEITTIEGLASGEELHPVQTAFINNEGFQCGYCTSGQICSAVAMLDEVAAGDASIVTENIIDLDTPLELTDMEIRERMSGNLCRCGAYPGIVAAVKEVASSE; from the coding sequence ATGATAAATAGACTAAAACGCCGAAAATTCGGTCAATTGATGTTTCTTAGCACGTTAATAACTATGGTAAGCGATCGCCTCAAACCAGCTAAAGCCCAACAGCCAACACCTGAAGTTTCTCTTCCTGCCCAGGGTGCAGAAGTTGTTTTAAATATAAATGGCACCGAACACAACCTTACTATCGAACCCCGCGTCACTATTCTCGACGTACTGCGCGAAAGAATTGGCTTGACGGGAAGCAAAAAAGGCTGTAATCACGGTCAGTGTGGTGCCTGTACAGTACTGGTAGACGGGCGGCGAATCAATTCCTGTTTGGCTCTGGCAGTCCAGTATGAAGGCGCAGAAATTACCACCATTGAAGGTTTGGCATCGGGAGAAGAACTGCATCCCGTGCAGACAGCATTTATTAATAATGAAGGCTTTCAGTGTGGTTACTGTACTTCTGGTCAAATTTGTTCGGCAGTAGCAATGTTAGATGAAGTAGCCGCAGGAGATGCCAGCATCGTCACCGAAAATATTATCGATCTCGACACGCCTTTAGAATTAACCGATATGGAAATTCGCGAACGCATGAGCGGCAATCTTTGTCGTTGCGGGGCTTATCCTGGTATTGTTGCTGCTGTTAAAGAAGTAGCAAGTAGCGAGTAG